GTCCTGCAGATCGTCCTCATGTTCGGGGTGGCCTTCATCTACTCGAACCTGGGCCTCGGCGGCGGGCTCTTGTTCGTCCCGATCCTTCTGGCCACGGGGGTCTCGGACCCGCTCCTCGCCGCTCCGATTTCCCTGACCCTGACCACGATGACCGCGGCGTCCTCCGTGATCAACCACCGCCGCAAGGGCTACGTGGACTTCCGGCTTGGACGCACGTTGGTGATCGGCACCCTCATCGGCGCGGTCCTGGGCACCTACTTCCACATCGGTTTCGTGAGCAAGGTTGCCTTCGAGGTCATCTTCGTGATCATCCTCGTGGCCTTCGGCGGGCTCATGGTGCGCGACTGGCTCCTCAACGCGCGCACGGTGGACGAGAACGACGACTCGAAGCTCACGCCGCGGAGGACCGGCGAGACCACGGTCACCATGGTGGGCTCCGGGTTCCTATCGGGTCTCGCCGGCGTCGGCGGCGGCCTCATGAATGTTCCCCTGATCATCTTCCTGCTCGGGCGGAAGACCCGTGTGGCGATCGGGACGTCCTCGCTCCTGATCATGCCCACCGCCGCCTTGGGCTTCTTCCTCTACGTCCTCGGCCGCTATCTGGGGTCGCCGGCGGGGTTCACGTGGCCCGAGGAGTTCATCCTGATACCGATCCTCATGCCCTTCGTCTTCGTGGGCGCCCTGCTCGGCTCTCGCCTCGGGCTCGCGAAGCTCCAGACGCGGTCGATCTCGCTGATCTTCATCGTCGTGATCTTCATCGCTGCGGTGCAGATCCTCCTCACCCTCCTGCACATCCTGTGACGAAGCCGTCGTGTCGGCTTCCCCTCCTTACAAAAGTACCAAATAGCCGCCGATAGCTGCCCGCCCCACCGGATTTAGGGATGGGATGGCCCCGGCCAATGGGTCGAAGTGGTTCTACAGCTACCTACCGCAAGGCATCGCAGGCGGAGCCACGTCCCCGCTCATCCCGCTGTTCGCGTACGCCCTCGGGGCGAGCCTCGGGGACGTGGGCATCATCGCGGCGGCCACCAGCTTGGCCTCCGTCCCGGCCTTCATGCTCTGGGGCTCTCTCTCGGATTCGCTGAAGACCCGGAAGGTCTTCCTGATTTTGGGCTTCCTGGGCACCGCGGTCAGTTTCCTCGCCATGGCCGTCTGCTTCAACATGCCCGAGTTCTACCTCGCGAACCTCCTCATCGGCTTCCTGGGCGCCGCGAGCGCCCCGGTCGGCGCGGTCCTCGTCATGGAGACCACGGAGCGGACGAAGTGGCCCAGCCGCCTCGCGTTGATCAGCCAGCTCACGGGGGTGGGCTACATCGTCGGGCTGAGCATCGGGGTCGTGTGGCTCTCGCTCGGTCCGCTCTTCCTGAACACCGTGGGCGCGATGCGCGGCCTCTTCGTGATTGGCGCAGCGCTCGGCTTGCTCTCGGGCCTGCTCGCCGGGATGTGGCTCCAGGAGCCCAAGGAGTACCTGGAGCGGCGTTCCATCCACCTCGTGGACAACCTGTTCCGGATCGAGCGGGTCAAGTTCCTCCCCATGCGGATGCTCCACTACCTGGACTTCCGCAACCATCGGACCTCCAAGTTGTCGCGGCCCCTCCGGGGCTATTTGGTCTGCGTCTTCCTCCTGTTCTCCGGCTTCACGGCGTTCTACGGGTTCTTCCCCATCCTCCTGCAGCAGATGTACGGGCTGTCGGAGTCCGAGGTGTTCGCGGTGTACATCGCGAGCCAGGTGGGCTCTGTGACGGCGTACCTGCGCGTGGGCCGGTGGGTCCAGGAGCGCGGCAGCCGGCGCACCCAGCTCTACGCCTCCCTGGGCAGGACGGTCCTCTTCCCCGCCTTCCTCCTGTTCAGCCTTGTCTCCATGTCCCCCGTGGCCATCCTCGCAGGCATCCTGGCCCTCCATGCGGGCGTCGGCCTCTGCTGGGCGCTCATCAACGTCTCGGGCTCGACCCTGGTCTCCGATCTCGCCCCGGACGAGGCGCGGGCGGAGGCCATGGGCGCGTACAATGCGGGCCAGGGGTTCGGCTCGATCCTGGGCCCCCTCCTCGGAGGATTCGCCGCCGAGTTCTACGGATACCCCGCGGGCATCGGGGTCAGCGTGGTGTTCATCCTCGCGGGCGCCGCCATCCTCGGCGTGAGTCGTTCCCTCGAGGACTGACCGGGGCCGGATGCGGCCACTTGGCTTCCATGTACTTTGTGCAATTACCTAGACTTTCCCCCTGAAGAAGGCGTTATCTACCCTCCGGCCGTCCTGGGTCCCGAGGGAGTCTATGAAAGTGCTCATTCTGGGGGGATACGGGGCGATGGCCCAGTCCACCGTGCCCGATCTTCTCGAAAGCCCTGGTGTGCAGCGCGTGGGGATTGCCGGACGAAACCTGGAGAAGGCGAAAGCCTTCGCGAACGCGTGGAAGGACGATCGTGCGGCGCCGATGAAGCTCGACGCCCGCGACAACGACGCCCTCAAGCGGGAGTTCAAGAACTGGGACTGCGTGATCAACAGCGCCTGGTACGACCTGAACGTCCCGATCATGGACGCCGCGATCAAAGCGGGCATCCACTACATCGATTTGGGCGGCCTCTACCACCAGGCCTTGCGCCAGCTCAAGATGGACAAGCAGGCGCAGGACGCCGGCGTCACCTGCGTCCTCGGGATCGGCTCCACGCCGGGGACGATGAACGTCATGGGGATGTACGGCGCGAGCAAGCTGGACAAGGTCCACAAGATGATCCTCCGGAGCAGCGGGATCACCGTGGAGGGCGGGGAGCCCGGCAAGTTCGTCGTCCCGTACGCGGTCCGCACGATCTTCGACGAGTTCTCCATGGACGCCCCCATCCTGCGGGACGGGAAGATCAAGTTCGTCCCTGCGTTGACGGGCCTCGAGATCTCCGAGTTCCAGGCGCCCGTGGGCAAGGTCGAGGGATACTACACGATCCACTCCGAGCTCGCCACGATGCCCCAGACGATCGGGAAGGGGATCAAGGAGCTCGACTTCATCGTGGCCTTCCCGCACGAGTTCACGTCCACGATCGCGACCTTGGTCCGGCTCGGCCTCGCCAAGCGCGAGGAGCACGTGGTCGAGGGCCAGAAGCTCCGCCCGTACGACGTCACGGCGACGATCATCGACGACCTGCCGAAACCCAAGGAACCCGAGAAGGACCTGGACATCCAGCGCGTCGTGATCTGGGGCGAGAAGGACGGGAGCCCCGTCACCTTGCGGTACGAGGCCGCGACGTGGCCCCACAAGAAGTGGAACGTGGGCGGCGGGACGGTCGACACGGGCGTGCCGCCCTCCATCGCGGCCCAGTGGCTCTTGAAGAAGAAGGTTAAGCGCACGGGCGCCATTCCCCCGGAGATCGCCTTCGACCCGCTCCCCTACTTCAAGGACCTGAACAGCCAGGGCCGCGGGATCGTCGTGACCGAGTTCGCCGAGACGACGAAGACGCTGAACTAGATCCACCGGGGTGATGCCATGCCTACCAAGGGCAAGTCCGCAGAGGAACGTCTCAAGGAACGCGACGAGTACATCCCGAAGTCCGTGCGCACGGGCACGCCGATCTTCATCGACCACGCGAAGGGCGCCAAGATCGTGGACGTCGATGGGAAGGAGTACATCGACTTCACGGGCGGCATCGGCGTCCTGAACACGGGCCATCTCCCCGATGCGGTGACCGACGCGGTCCGGGCGCAGCTGGACAAGTACCTTCACCTGTGCTTCATGGTCGTGAACTACGAGCCGTACATCGAGCTCTCCAAGCGCCTGCGGCCCACCCTGCCCTTCGAACGGGGCAAGTCCGCCTTCTTCAACAGCGGGGCCGAGGCCGTCGAGAACGCTGTCAAGATCAGCCGCGCCGTGACGAGGCGGCCCAACGTGATCACGTTCCAGAACTCGTTCCACGGGCGGACCCTCCTCACCCTCACCATGACGGGCAAGTACCAGCCCTACAAGGTGAATTTCGAGCCCTTCGTGCCGCACGTGTACCAGGTGCCCTTTGCGTACTGCTACCGGTGCCCGCTCAAGCTCTCCTACCCGGAGTGCGGCATGGCCTGCCTCCAATACGTCGACGACCTGTTCCGCGCCGAGGCGCCCGCGGACAAGACCGCCTGCATCGTCGCGGAGGCCGTCCAGGGCGAGGGTGGGTTCGTGGTCCCGCCGAAGGAGTACTGGGAAGGCTTGCGGAAGATCACGAAGGAAAACGGGATCCTGTTCGTCGACGACGAAGTCCAGGCCGGCATGGGCCGGACCGGGAAGTTCTGGGCCACGGAGCACTTCGGCGTGACGCCCGACCTGATCACGTCGGCCAAGGCGCTCGGCGGTGGCCTTCCCCTGAGCGCGGTGTCCGGCCCCGCCGACCTCATGGACATCCCCGTGCCCGGGTCTATCGGCGGCACGTTCGGGGGCAACCCGCTCGCCTGCGTCGCCGCGATCGCGAATCTGGACCTGATCAAGAAGAGCCTTGCGAACGCGCTCGAACTGGGCAAGATGATCGAGCGGCGGTTCAAGGAGATGGCGGACAACCACGCATGGATTGGCGACATCCGGGGTCTGGGTGCCATGCGGGCCATCGAGCTTGTGAAGGACCGGAAGACGAAGGAGCCGGCGAAGGACGAGGTTTCCGCGATCATCGCGGAGGCGCGGACCCACGGGGGCCTGTTCCTGTCCGCGGGATGGTACGGGAACGTGATCCGCCTCCTCCCGCCGCTCAACATGACCAAGGATGCCCTGACCGAAGGACTCGGCATCCTGGACGCCGCGTTCACCGTCGTCGAGAAGAAGGCCGCCTAACCCGCCGCCTGGGCGCAGACCGCGTACGGCCTAGGTCAGAGACGGCTCTCGGGCTCGCGATGTCCGACCGCGAGGTGCCGCTCGCTCACACGCTGGGCGGGATGGGCGCCTCACCGTACACGGCGGCCTGGGCGTTCACGGCCTGGACCTGGACGCTCGGGACGCGTGCCTTCTGGCGGCGGACCTCCTTGGCGACCGCCGCGAATGCGCTGTCCGCCACCTCGAGGGCCCACTCGATGTCCTCTTCCGTGTGCTCCGTGCAGATGAACGCCCGCTCCGCGGCCTGCGGGATGCCGAACAGCACGTTGTTCCCGAGGCAGTGGATGAACCAGTTCCACCAGCGGCGCGTGTTCACGTTGAGCGTGTCGCGGAAGTCCCGGATTTCGTCCTGTGTGGTGAAGTACACGTTGCCGATGGATCCGACGTACTCGACCCAGGCCGGGAGGCGCCGGTCGTCCGCGAGGTCCTGGAGCCCGCCGTATAGCTGTCGGCCCAGCGAGTTCACGTGGTCGTAGTACTCCGGGTGCGCCTCGAGGATCTGAAGCGCCTTCAGGCCCGCGGCGACGGACACGGGGTGACCGTTGTACGTCCCCGCATGGAACGTCCCATGACGCCAGCCCTTGCCGGGCTCGAGGACGTCCATGATTTGCGCTTCGCCGCCGATGCCCGCGAGCTGGAAGCCCCCGCCGGCGATCTTGCCGAAGCAGACCATGTCGGGGCGGACGTCGTAGTACTCCGCGGCTCCGCCGTACGCGAGCCGGAACCCCGTGAGGACCTCGTCGAAGATCAGGACGATCCCGAGCTTCCGGGTGAGCTGGCGGATCTTCTTCAGGTAGTTGTTCTTGGGCGCGATGACTCCGGGGCCGCACAGGACGGGCTCGACGATGAAGCCGCCGATTTCCTCCGCG
This genomic window from Thermoplasmata archaeon contains:
- a CDS encoding sulfite exporter TauE/SafE family protein — encoded protein: MVLDPPTVVLQIVLMFGVAFIYSNLGLGGGLLFVPILLATGVSDPLLAAPISLTLTTMTAASSVINHRRKGYVDFRLGRTLVIGTLIGAVLGTYFHIGFVSKVAFEVIFVIILVAFGGLMVRDWLLNARTVDENDDSKLTPRRTGETTVTMVGSGFLSGLAGVGGGLMNVPLIIFLLGRKTRVAIGTSSLLIMPTAALGFFLYVLGRYLGSPAGFTWPEEFILIPILMPFVFVGALLGSRLGLAKLQTRSISLIFIVVIFIAAVQILLTLLHIL
- a CDS encoding MFS transporter, whose amino-acid sequence is MAPANGSKWFYSYLPQGIAGGATSPLIPLFAYALGASLGDVGIIAAATSLASVPAFMLWGSLSDSLKTRKVFLILGFLGTAVSFLAMAVCFNMPEFYLANLLIGFLGAASAPVGAVLVMETTERTKWPSRLALISQLTGVGYIVGLSIGVVWLSLGPLFLNTVGAMRGLFVIGAALGLLSGLLAGMWLQEPKEYLERRSIHLVDNLFRIERVKFLPMRMLHYLDFRNHRTSKLSRPLRGYLVCVFLLFSGFTAFYGFFPILLQQMYGLSESEVFAVYIASQVGSVTAYLRVGRWVQERGSRRTQLYASLGRTVLFPAFLLFSLVSMSPVAILAGILALHAGVGLCWALINVSGSTLVSDLAPDEARAEAMGAYNAGQGFGSILGPLLGGFAAEFYGYPAGIGVSVVFILAGAAILGVSRSLED
- a CDS encoding saccharopine dehydrogenase NADP-binding domain-containing protein: MKVLILGGYGAMAQSTVPDLLESPGVQRVGIAGRNLEKAKAFANAWKDDRAAPMKLDARDNDALKREFKNWDCVINSAWYDLNVPIMDAAIKAGIHYIDLGGLYHQALRQLKMDKQAQDAGVTCVLGIGSTPGTMNVMGMYGASKLDKVHKMILRSSGITVEGGEPGKFVVPYAVRTIFDEFSMDAPILRDGKIKFVPALTGLEISEFQAPVGKVEGYYTIHSELATMPQTIGKGIKELDFIVAFPHEFTSTIATLVRLGLAKREEHVVEGQKLRPYDVTATIIDDLPKPKEPEKDLDIQRVVIWGEKDGSPVTLRYEAATWPHKKWNVGGGTVDTGVPPSIAAQWLLKKKVKRTGAIPPEIAFDPLPYFKDLNSQGRGIVVTEFAETTKTLN
- a CDS encoding aspartate aminotransferase family protein, producing MPTKGKSAEERLKERDEYIPKSVRTGTPIFIDHAKGAKIVDVDGKEYIDFTGGIGVLNTGHLPDAVTDAVRAQLDKYLHLCFMVVNYEPYIELSKRLRPTLPFERGKSAFFNSGAEAVENAVKISRAVTRRPNVITFQNSFHGRTLLTLTMTGKYQPYKVNFEPFVPHVYQVPFAYCYRCPLKLSYPECGMACLQYVDDLFRAEAPADKTACIVAEAVQGEGGFVVPPKEYWEGLRKITKENGILFVDDEVQAGMGRTGKFWATEHFGVTPDLITSAKALGGGLPLSAVSGPADLMDIPVPGSIGGTFGGNPLACVAAIANLDLIKKSLANALELGKMIERRFKEMADNHAWIGDIRGLGAMRAIELVKDRKTKEPAKDEVSAIIAEARTHGGLFLSAGWYGNVIRLLPPLNMTKDALTEGLGILDAAFTVVEKKAA
- a CDS encoding aspartate aminotransferase family protein, translating into DVDGNKILDFMMGFGALLLGHNNRDIALEVIKQLESGSMMGITTELFPEYIVQIQKAMPWMKKVRLANSGTEATMHAMRVARAYTGKDKIAKVEGAYHGANDYALMSLDMDTQTARRMNGYRPVTYGKGIPKVIADTMAVVPFNDIDTTAEILENGAEEIGGFIVEPVLCGPGVIAPKNNYLKKIRQLTRKLGIVLIFDEVLTGFRLAYGGAAEYYDVRPDMVCFGKIAGGGFQLAGIGGEAQIMDVLEPGKGWRHGTFHAGTYNGHPVSVAAGLKALQILEAHPEYYDHVNSLGRQLYGGLQDLADDRRLPAWVEYVGSIGNVYFTTQDEIRDFRDTLNVNTRRWWNWFIHCLGNNVLFGIPQAAERAFICTEHTEEDIEWALEVADSAFAAVAKEVRRQKARVPSVQVQAVNAQAAVYGEAPIPPSV